In one window of Hymenobacter nivis DNA:
- a CDS encoding glutathionylspermidine synthase family protein: protein MINLLPLTGDVSPAVRALGWGWALEDACQHYVAREAVQLAEADAEMLLQAADTLYDMLVAAIPDPIPDAFLQQLAIAPNLWEAVRHSWNDERHWHLYGRFDLALTAEGPKLLEFNADTATGLPEAAVVQWASLVAAGQSGDDRQANGLFEGLEDQFRHWRALNNDRQATLLLVHLPGSAEDEANCGVLAEAARTAGFADTYVCSVDDMRVSVDGADRGVWAETVPGQWQRFDFLFKLVPWEILADEEPALTADLTHLLLARDVVIANPAYALLFQSKALLARLWEVFPHHPLLLEASLGPLPGHHVRKPLLGREGQNVTEVGPDGRPAAEVPGEFGDQPTLYQRWAELPTDAQGRRYQAGVFWAGEACAIGFRRDAGLITNLSEFVPHLLV from the coding sequence ATGATTAACCTACTGCCCCTTACCGGCGACGTATCGCCCGCCGTGCGCGCCCTGGGCTGGGGTTGGGCCCTGGAAGACGCCTGCCAGCACTATGTAGCCCGCGAAGCCGTGCAGCTCGCCGAGGCCGATGCCGAAATGCTGCTTCAGGCCGCCGACACGCTGTACGACATGCTGGTGGCGGCCATTCCCGACCCCATCCCCGACGCTTTTTTGCAGCAGCTGGCCATTGCGCCCAACCTCTGGGAGGCCGTGCGCCACTCCTGGAACGATGAGCGCCACTGGCACCTCTACGGCCGCTTCGACCTGGCCCTCACCGCCGAGGGCCCCAAGCTGCTGGAGTTTAACGCCGACACTGCTACCGGCCTGCCCGAGGCCGCCGTGGTGCAGTGGGCCAGCCTGGTAGCCGCCGGCCAATCGGGCGACGACCGCCAGGCCAACGGCCTCTTCGAGGGCCTCGAAGACCAGTTCCGCCACTGGCGCGCCCTCAACAATGACCGCCAGGCCACCCTGCTGCTCGTGCACCTGCCCGGCAGTGCCGAGGACGAGGCCAACTGCGGCGTACTGGCCGAGGCCGCCCGCACCGCCGGCTTTGCCGACACCTACGTGTGCTCGGTTGACGATATGCGGGTGTCGGTGGACGGCGCCGACCGCGGCGTGTGGGCCGAAACCGTGCCCGGGCAGTGGCAGCGGTTCGACTTCCTGTTCAAGCTCGTGCCCTGGGAAATCCTGGCCGACGAGGAGCCGGCCCTCACCGCCGACCTCACCCACCTGCTGCTCGCCCGCGACGTGGTTATTGCCAACCCCGCCTACGCCCTGCTGTTCCAGAGCAAGGCCCTGCTGGCCCGCCTCTGGGAGGTGTTTCCGCACCACCCGCTGCTGCTCGAAGCCAGCCTGGGGCCCCTGCCCGGCCACCACGTGCGCAAGCCGCTGCTGGGCCGCGAGGGCCAAAACGTGACCGAAGTGGGCCCCGACGGACGCCCCGCCGCCGAAGTGCCCGGCGAGTTTGGCGACCAGCCCACCCTCTACCAGCGTTGGGCCGAGCTACCCACCGACGCCCAGGGCCGCCGCTATCAGGCCGGCGTGTTCTGGGCGGGCGAGGCCTGCGCTATCGGCTTCCGGCGCGACGCGGGGCTCATCACGAACCTATCGGAATTCGTGCCGCACCTGCTTGTCTGA
- a CDS encoding TolC family protein — MFPRFQSAGLGQSPLLLGAALLLASPVLAQNQPGLPASSQAIGLTSDSLTLGGTVQAVLDANPSLTNLTELANAASSRLAQSQAGFLPQITGTAAYTHLTPVSHAAFGGGQELRFAPSNNFDAHITAQYELLDFGKRGASTDLSRSQVQTAQDNVVVARRDLAFNAAQAYYNILFMRESIRVQDQQIASLVTHRNEMQKRVDAGVSTKFDVTTTDVRITQAQNTKLDLQNQLLNQQVQLARLLHKPQQTDIPVKGRLAYEPQAVDLAAELAKAAENRPEVKLSKDAEMTAELQTKLIDRSNMPSLGVGAQVGGKNGYILPTGTINDIRFNTLAQAQLSVPIYDGGRNRKQRVEAVANYRSAMARTQDTQEQIRADVRQAANNMEFSQARYDNALQQVAQATDALTRAQGRYRYGVGQNLDVLDAETQLAQSRLARVQAMYNYTLGQYQLRRATGEQIWQ; from the coding sequence ATGTTTCCACGATTTCAATCCGCGGGTTTGGGCCAGTCGCCGCTGTTGCTGGGGGCCGCCTTGCTGCTGGCCAGCCCGGTGCTGGCGCAAAACCAGCCCGGCTTGCCCGCTTCGTCCCAGGCCATTGGCCTGACCAGCGACTCGCTGACGCTGGGCGGCACTGTGCAGGCCGTGCTGGACGCCAACCCCAGCCTCACAAACCTGACCGAGTTGGCCAACGCCGCCAGCAGCCGCCTGGCCCAGTCGCAGGCCGGCTTCCTGCCGCAGATAACGGGCACGGCCGCCTACACGCACCTCACGCCGGTATCACACGCCGCCTTCGGGGGTGGCCAGGAACTGAGGTTTGCGCCCAGCAACAACTTCGACGCGCACATTACGGCGCAGTACGAGCTGCTGGACTTTGGCAAGCGCGGTGCCAGCACGGACCTGTCGCGCTCGCAGGTACAAACGGCCCAGGACAACGTGGTAGTAGCCCGGCGCGACCTGGCTTTCAACGCGGCGCAGGCCTATTATAACATCCTGTTTATGCGCGAAAGCATTCGGGTGCAGGACCAGCAGATTGCCTCACTAGTGACGCACCGCAACGAAATGCAGAAGCGCGTGGATGCCGGCGTGAGCACCAAGTTTGACGTGACGACCACCGACGTGCGCATCACCCAGGCCCAGAACACCAAGCTCGACCTGCAAAACCAGCTCCTCAACCAACAGGTGCAGTTGGCGCGGCTGCTGCACAAGCCCCAGCAAACCGATATTCCGGTGAAAGGCCGCCTCGCCTACGAGCCGCAAGCCGTGGACCTGGCCGCCGAGTTGGCCAAAGCCGCCGAAAACCGCCCCGAGGTGAAGCTCAGCAAAGACGCTGAGATGACCGCCGAGCTACAGACCAAGCTCATCGACCGTAGTAATATGCCCAGCCTGGGCGTGGGCGCGCAGGTGGGCGGCAAAAATGGCTACATTTTGCCCACCGGCACCATCAACGACATTCGGTTTAATACTTTGGCGCAAGCCCAGTTATCGGTGCCCATCTACGATGGCGGTAGAAACCGCAAGCAGCGCGTAGAGGCCGTGGCCAACTACCGCAGCGCCATGGCCCGCACCCAGGACACGCAGGAGCAAATCCGGGCCGACGTGCGCCAGGCGGCCAACAACATGGAGTTCAGCCAGGCCCGCTACGACAATGCGTTGCAGCAAGTGGCGCAGGCCACCGACGCCCTCACCCGGGCCCAGGGCCGCTACCGCTACGGCGTGGGCCAGAACCTCGACGTGCTCGACGCCGAAACCCAGCTGGCGCAGTCGCGCCTGGCCCGCGTCCAGGCCATGTACAACTACACCCTGGGCCAGTACCAGCTGCGCCGCGCCACCGGCGAACAGATTTGGCAATAA
- a CDS encoding universal stress protein, which yields MTLTSILCPLDFSAATPGLVAYAAALAAATGAELRLLHVREPQDAEPPAGADRLAGLRLAAEQAGAPHVSTNTVQGEAAPAIVAEAGRRHADLIVIGAHGQTGLTRFLMGNTAEVVLRTAPCPTLLVRAPDA from the coding sequence ATGACCCTCACCTCCATCCTCTGCCCGCTTGACTTTTCGGCCGCGACGCCGGGGCTGGTGGCCTACGCGGCGGCCCTGGCCGCCGCCACCGGGGCCGAGCTGCGCCTGCTGCACGTGCGCGAGCCGCAGGACGCCGAGCCCCCCGCGGGGGCCGACCGCCTGGCCGGCCTGCGCCTGGCCGCCGAGCAAGCCGGGGCCCCCCACGTGAGCACAAATACGGTGCAGGGCGAGGCTGCCCCCGCCATAGTGGCCGAAGCCGGCCGCCGCCACGCCGACTTAATTGTTATCGGGGCCCACGGCCAGACGGGCCTCACCCGCTTCCTGATGGGCAACACCGCCGAGGTGGTGCTGCGCACTGCGCCCTGCCCCACACTCCTGGTGCGGGCCCCCGACGCCTAG
- a CDS encoding MBOAT family O-acyltransferase yields the protein MLLYYAVPARFKNAVALLGSLCFYAWGGLNFLGLFLASVVVNFGLIRYMAATDARWKQRIFLIISVVLNVGMLFYFKYANFFLENASAVRGYFGGGPLTWAQVALPIGISFFTFEKLTYTIDVYRGVNKPLQSFWDFLLYIMLFPKMIAGPIVRFHEIAGQLADRSAFDTVDQKLAGAFRFVVGLAKKVLVANVLGEQADIIFKAAPAGLAPGLAWLGALAYTFQIYFDFSGYSDMAIGLGRMMGFQFPENFNNPYVARSITEFWQRWHITLGRWMRDYLYIPLGGNRVAPSRLYVNLWTVFILSGFWHGAAWNFIAWGAYHGFFLILDRLFLLRLYERLGALSIVPTFLITVVGWVLFRAESLAGALHYIRAMFGAGGAAAAPPFSREFWYTLGLAALVAFAAAFPRVERWELGLLARGHFTVRGALGLTFGTAVLLVLSLSYVVGSSFNPFIYFRF from the coding sequence TTGCTGCTCTATTACGCGGTGCCGGCGCGTTTCAAGAACGCCGTGGCGCTGCTGGGTAGCCTGTGCTTTTATGCGTGGGGCGGGCTCAACTTCCTGGGCTTATTTCTGGCTTCGGTAGTCGTCAACTTCGGGCTCATCCGCTACATGGCGGCCACCGATGCGCGGTGGAAGCAGCGCATTTTCCTCATCATCAGCGTAGTGCTGAACGTGGGAATGCTGTTTTACTTCAAATATGCCAACTTTTTTCTGGAAAACGCCAGCGCCGTGCGTGGCTACTTCGGCGGGGGCCCCCTCACCTGGGCGCAGGTGGCGCTGCCCATCGGCATCTCGTTTTTCACCTTTGAGAAGCTCACCTACACCATCGACGTGTACCGGGGCGTGAACAAGCCGCTGCAATCCTTCTGGGATTTCCTGCTCTACATCATGCTGTTTCCGAAGATGATTGCCGGGCCCATCGTGCGCTTCCACGAAATTGCCGGCCAGCTTGCCGACCGCAGCGCCTTCGACACCGTGGACCAGAAGCTGGCCGGCGCGTTTCGCTTCGTGGTAGGCCTGGCCAAGAAGGTGCTGGTGGCCAACGTGCTCGGTGAGCAGGCCGATATAATTTTCAAGGCGGCGCCGGCCGGGCTGGCCCCGGGCCTGGCCTGGCTGGGGGCCCTGGCCTACACGTTTCAAATCTATTTCGACTTCTCGGGCTACTCCGACATGGCCATCGGGCTGGGGCGAATGATGGGCTTCCAGTTCCCCGAAAACTTCAACAACCCCTACGTGGCGCGCTCCATCACCGAGTTCTGGCAGCGCTGGCACATCACGCTCGGCCGCTGGATGCGCGACTACCTCTACATCCCGCTGGGCGGCAACCGCGTGGCGCCCAGCCGGCTCTACGTCAACCTGTGGACCGTCTTCATCCTGTCGGGCTTCTGGCACGGCGCGGCCTGGAACTTCATTGCCTGGGGGGCCTACCACGGCTTTTTCCTCATCCTGGACCGGCTGTTTCTGCTGCGCCTGTACGAGCGCCTGGGGGCCCTAAGCATCGTGCCCACCTTCCTCATTACTGTCGTCGGCTGGGTGCTTTTCCGAGCCGAGTCGCTGGCCGGGGCCCTGCATTATATACGGGCCATGTTTGGCGCGGGCGGAGCGGCGGCGGCACCACCGTTTAGCCGCGAGTTTTGGTACACGCTGGGCCTGGCGGCCCTGGTGGCGTTTGCCGCCGCCTTCCCGCGGGTGGAACGCTGGGAGCTAGGGCTCCTGGCCCGGGGGCACTTCACGGTGCGCGGGGCCCTGGGGCTCACCTTCGGCACGGCCGTTTTGCTGGTGCTCAGCCTGAGCTACGTAGTGGGCAGCTCGTTCAATCCGTTCATTTACTTTCGGTTTTAG
- a CDS encoding HlyD family secretion protein has translation MATSTAPQDTFAPDAAPEAGAEPLEAPKRRNPLVLVILAVVLLAGGFFGWTRYQFSQAHESTDDAAVEGDVYPVIPRAGGPVIKVYIVDNQMVKKGDTLVTIDKSDYQQRVNAMEAALVAAQAQVVAARAGVGTAQANVRTAQTTIGVSAASRARLQQDLARSVKLRKDDIIPQSDYDAVAANLKMTAAQQSTAQDQVSVARQQVISAQQQITVAQAVVKQRQSDLDNAKLQLSYTTLVAPANGIVSKKNVQPGQVVGPGQQLLGLVSSGKTWVVANYKETQLENMKVGQKAKIEVDAYPNEAFEGHVESLSAATGARFALLPPDNASGNFVKVTQRVPVKIVLDKEDAQHPLRAGMSVNAIVAVK, from the coding sequence ATGGCTACTTCCACTGCTCCCCAAGACACTTTTGCGCCCGACGCGGCGCCCGAGGCCGGCGCCGAGCCCCTCGAAGCGCCCAAGCGCCGCAACCCCCTCGTGCTCGTTATCCTGGCCGTGGTGCTGCTGGCCGGCGGCTTTTTTGGCTGGACGCGCTACCAGTTCTCGCAGGCCCACGAAAGCACCGACGACGCGGCCGTAGAAGGCGACGTATACCCGGTCATTCCTCGCGCAGGGGGCCCGGTTATCAAGGTATATATTGTTGACAACCAAATGGTTAAGAAGGGCGACACGCTCGTAACCATTGACAAGTCGGACTACCAGCAGCGCGTGAACGCCATGGAAGCGGCCCTCGTGGCCGCCCAGGCCCAGGTAGTGGCCGCCCGCGCCGGGGTGGGCACGGCCCAAGCCAACGTGCGCACTGCCCAAACCACCATCGGCGTGAGCGCGGCCAGCCGGGCGCGCTTGCAGCAGGACTTGGCACGCAGCGTGAAGCTTCGCAAAGACGACATCATCCCGCAGAGCGACTACGACGCGGTAGCGGCCAACCTGAAAATGACCGCCGCCCAGCAAAGCACTGCCCAAGACCAGGTGAGCGTGGCCCGCCAGCAAGTGATATCGGCCCAGCAGCAAATCACCGTGGCTCAGGCCGTGGTGAAGCAGCGCCAGTCGGACCTCGACAACGCCAAGCTTCAGCTTAGCTACACCACGCTCGTGGCGCCCGCCAACGGCATTGTGAGCAAGAAAAACGTGCAGCCCGGCCAAGTGGTGGGCCCCGGTCAGCAGCTCCTCGGCTTGGTATCGAGCGGCAAAACCTGGGTTGTTGCCAACTACAAGGAAACCCAACTTGAGAACATGAAAGTGGGCCAGAAGGCTAAAATAGAAGTAGATGCCTACCCCAACGAGGCGTTCGAGGGCCACGTCGAGTCGCTGTCGGCCGCCACGGGGGCCCGCTTCGCCCTGCTGCCCCCCGACAATGCCAGCGGCAACTTCGTGAAAGTGACCCAGCGCGTGCCCGTCAAAATTGTGCTCGACAAGGAGGATGCCCAGCACCCGCTGCGCGCCGGCATGAGCGTAAACGCCATTGTGGCGGTTAAATAA
- a CDS encoding transposase has translation MEEHIRALLQRFQYSAQFKETAVFRIVFGGEEPSQVMADLDIHNSYTLRNWVSLYQRKVQTGLFASPAMTRTQKRDVHALQQRNGELEEALQQANLLILALHTMVEVAEQELKLPIRKKFGAKRSGNSRKTKSCG, from the coding sequence ATGGAAGAGCACATTCGCGCCTTGCTCCAGCGCTTTCAGTACAGCGCGCAATTCAAAGAAACGGCGGTGTTCCGCATTGTCTTTGGGGGCGAAGAGCCCAGCCAGGTAATGGCCGACCTGGATATCCACAACAGCTATACGTTGCGCAACTGGGTAAGCCTCTACCAGCGCAAGGTGCAGACGGGCTTGTTCGCTAGTCCGGCGATGACGCGAACGCAAAAACGGGACGTGCACGCCTTGCAGCAACGCAACGGCGAGTTGGAAGAAGCACTCCAGCAGGCCAATCTGTTGATTTTAGCCCTCCACACGATGGTGGAGGTGGCCGAGCAAGAATTGAAACTACCCATCCGAAAAAAGTTTGGCGCCAAACGGTCCGGAAACTCCAGGAAAACGAAATCGTGCGGGTGA
- a CDS encoding alginate O-acetyltransferase AlgX-related protein, with amino-acid sequence MLVSLLALLVGPALQARFHFRHEKVLDGAFTIAPHPALTWAGLRANTFQPALEHYLEDRIGFRSWLIRLRNQLAFSVFRVSRSADVVIGAHDVLFQHTYIEAYAGKNLLPAAEVQFRVRRLWAVQQALAQRGVQLLFAIAPNKARFEPENLPPSWRPPLGTVTNYDLFTQQLRAQGVNLLDFVPLFAKWKGTAPYPLYPRSGIHWSGYGATRAADTLMRRIGALTGTRLPAVRAVGPPHLVYRSDSLRSTDNDLGATMNLLFERETTPLAYPRLAFAPPRPGQRLPSVLFVSDSFVWGLMVFAPFIQHQLAPDTRVWFYNKSVHAPDSLYHATGEQAGDLDLRAQLAARQAVVLLFTEHNMVEQEYGFTERVYRLFYPATAAETQAVDRLAATLQQCVPPAEARQNSGQLAQRLHKQAQALYDRAHTP; translated from the coding sequence TTGCTCGTTTCGCTCCTGGCGCTGCTGGTGGGGCCCGCGCTCCAGGCCCGGTTTCACTTCCGGCACGAAAAGGTGCTGGACGGGGCCTTCACCATCGCCCCGCACCCGGCCCTGACTTGGGCGGGCCTACGCGCCAACACGTTTCAGCCCGCCCTGGAGCACTACCTCGAAGACCGGATCGGGTTCCGGTCGTGGCTGATTCGGCTGCGCAATCAGCTCGCCTTTTCCGTGTTTCGGGTATCACGCTCCGCTGATGTCGTCATCGGGGCCCACGACGTGCTGTTCCAGCACACCTACATCGAGGCCTACGCCGGCAAGAATTTGCTGCCCGCGGCCGAAGTGCAATTCCGCGTGCGGCGGCTGTGGGCCGTGCAGCAGGCCCTGGCGCAGCGCGGCGTGCAACTGCTGTTCGCCATTGCCCCCAACAAGGCCCGCTTCGAGCCCGAAAACCTGCCCCCATCCTGGCGCCCGCCCCTCGGCACGGTTACCAACTACGACCTGTTTACACAGCAATTGCGCGCCCAAGGCGTTAACCTGCTGGATTTTGTGCCGCTTTTTGCGAAGTGGAAGGGCACCGCGCCCTACCCGCTCTACCCTCGCAGCGGCATCCACTGGAGCGGCTACGGGGCCACCCGGGCCGCCGATACGCTGATGCGGCGCATTGGGGCCCTGACGGGCACACGGCTGCCGGCAGTGCGCGCCGTGGGGCCCCCGCACCTGGTGTACCGCAGCGATTCGCTGCGCTCGACGGACAACGACCTGGGCGCGACCATGAATTTGCTGTTTGAGCGCGAAACCACCCCGCTGGCCTACCCCCGGCTGGCCTTCGCCCCGCCCCGGCCTGGCCAGCGGCTGCCCTCGGTGCTGTTCGTTAGCGACAGCTTCGTGTGGGGCCTGATGGTATTCGCGCCGTTCATCCAGCACCAGCTGGCGCCCGACACGCGGGTGTGGTTCTACAACAAGTCGGTGCACGCCCCCGACAGCCTGTACCATGCCACCGGCGAGCAAGCCGGCGACCTGGACCTGCGCGCGCAGCTGGCGGCGCGCCAGGCCGTGGTGCTCCTTTTTACCGAGCACAACATGGTGGAGCAGGAATACGGCTTCACCGAGCGGGTGTACCGCCTGTTCTATCCCGCTACGGCGGCCGAAACCCAGGCCGTGGACCGCCTTGCCGCGACGCTCCAGCAGTGTGTGCCGCCGGCCGAAGCCCGCCAAAACTCGGGCCAACTGGCGCAGCGCCTGCACAAGCAGGCCCAGGCCCTGTACGACCGCGCCCACACGCCGTAA
- a CDS encoding sigma-54-dependent Fis family transcriptional regulator, producing MTTTDETLLLHLNETIATTRDKETLFKTVTTKLRLIFPFDIIGISVFDAAVQNKRLFWRDYFYAEELAPSLPAPPAHFTPIVGSPFESVLVSAHMHRIELADYLLEYPDFEPFQRMRAQGIRYLTSVPLRLGGRLTGALTLAARRKPALTAADESLLEKIGSLIAVAVANTLAFEDVARREQERTLQLNISNALLSIKQREPLFRAVAEELGRVVPFKYFGIRVQRAGQHDAFEGFAEFRRQAVDAPFETLAPDRYRGKEYPDPILLYTQRDQQAQGRNLYVGDEFKDLAVRHPAMRHVYEAYGVRALLFVPLWQRPDGAAVLTLASSDPHAFSADNLATVEGLGPQVALALDNLFAFEQIEALKAQVEQERTYLIDEINTTATFAELIGPSEALHAVQVRIAQVAPTDTTVLVSGETGTGKELVARALHNASPRRSRALIKLNCAALPAQLIESELFGHEKGAFTGASERRIGKFELADGGTIFLDEIGELPLDLQAKLLRVLQEKEFERLGGSRVLTTDARVVAATNRVLADEVAAGRFRADLYYRLNVFPITLPPLRTRPEDVGPLLRHSVQRLSQRLAKPLRPIRPADLAALQAYAWPGNVRELEHLVEHALIVSQGPYLEFAGLPPAAAPQGPLADQEAPASRPLKTLREQERDHILTALGHTSGRVSGPQGAALLLDINPKTLEARMKKLGIRRTVAAG from the coding sequence ATGACCACGACCGACGAAACCCTGCTGCTGCACCTCAACGAAACCATCGCCACCACCCGCGACAAGGAGACGCTGTTCAAAACGGTGACTACCAAGCTGCGGCTCATCTTCCCGTTCGACATCATCGGCATCAGCGTGTTCGACGCCGCTGTGCAAAACAAGCGGCTGTTTTGGCGCGACTACTTCTACGCCGAAGAATTGGCCCCCAGCCTGCCCGCGCCGCCGGCCCACTTCACGCCCATCGTGGGCTCGCCCTTCGAGTCGGTACTGGTAAGTGCGCACATGCACCGCATCGAGCTAGCAGACTACTTACTGGAATACCCTGACTTTGAACCGTTTCAGCGCATGCGGGCGCAGGGCATTCGCTACCTTACATCGGTGCCGCTGCGGCTCGGGGGGCGCCTCACGGGGGCCCTCACGCTGGCTGCCCGCCGCAAGCCTGCCCTGACGGCGGCCGACGAAAGCCTGCTGGAAAAAATTGGCTCGCTGATCGCCGTGGCCGTGGCCAACACGCTGGCGTTTGAAGACGTGGCCCGCCGCGAGCAGGAGCGCACCTTGCAGCTCAACATCAGCAACGCCTTGCTTAGCATTAAGCAGCGCGAGCCGCTGTTTCGGGCCGTGGCCGAGGAGCTGGGCCGCGTGGTGCCGTTCAAGTACTTCGGCATTCGGGTGCAGCGGGCGGGGCAGCACGATGCGTTCGAGGGCTTTGCCGAATTCCGGCGCCAAGCCGTGGACGCGCCGTTCGAAACGCTGGCGCCCGACCGCTACCGGGGCAAAGAATACCCCGACCCCATTTTACTGTACACGCAGCGCGACCAGCAGGCGCAGGGGCGCAACCTGTACGTGGGCGACGAGTTCAAGGACTTGGCCGTGCGCCACCCGGCCATGCGCCACGTATACGAGGCGTACGGCGTGCGAGCGCTGCTTTTCGTGCCGCTGTGGCAACGCCCCGACGGGGCCGCCGTGCTCACCCTGGCCAGCTCGGACCCCCACGCCTTCAGCGCCGACAATCTGGCCACCGTGGAGGGCCTGGGCCCCCAGGTGGCTCTGGCGCTCGACAACCTCTTTGCCTTCGAGCAAATTGAGGCCCTGAAGGCCCAGGTGGAGCAGGAGCGCACCTACCTCATCGACGAAATCAACACCACGGCCACGTTCGCCGAGCTGATTGGGCCCAGCGAGGCCCTGCACGCGGTGCAGGTGCGCATTGCCCAGGTGGCGCCCACCGACACCACCGTGCTGGTGAGCGGCGAAACCGGTACCGGCAAGGAGCTGGTGGCCCGGGCTCTGCACAACGCCTCGCCGCGCCGCAGCCGCGCCCTCATCAAGCTCAACTGTGCCGCGCTGCCGGCCCAGCTGATTGAAAGCGAGCTGTTTGGGCACGAGAAAGGCGCATTCACTGGGGCCTCGGAGCGGCGCATCGGCAAGTTTGAGCTGGCCGACGGCGGCACTATTTTCCTCGACGAAATCGGGGAGCTGCCGCTCGACTTGCAGGCCAAGCTGCTTCGCGTGCTGCAAGAAAAGGAGTTTGAGCGCCTGGGCGGTAGCCGCGTGCTCACCACCGATGCCCGCGTGGTAGCCGCCACCAACCGCGTGCTGGCCGATGAGGTGGCCGCCGGCCGCTTCCGCGCCGACCTGTACTACCGCCTCAACGTGTTTCCCATCACGCTGCCGCCCCTGCGCACCCGCCCCGAAGACGTAGGGCCCCTGCTCCGCCATTCGGTGCAGCGCCTGAGCCAGCGCCTGGCTAAGCCCCTGCGCCCCATCCGCCCCGCCGACCTGGCCGCCCTGCAAGCCTACGCTTGGCCCGGCAACGTGCGCGAGCTGGAGCACCTGGTCGAGCACGCCCTCATCGTCAGCCAGGGGCCCTACCTGGAGTTTGCCGGCCTACCCCCCGCCGCAGCCCCGCAGGGGCCCCTCGCGGACCAGGAAGCCCCGGCCAGCCGCCCGCTGAAAACGCTGCGCGAACAGGAGCGCGACCACATCCTCACGGCCTTGGGCCACACTAGCGGCCGCGTGAGCGGGCCCCAGGGCGCGGCTCTGCTGCTCGACATCAATCCCAAAACGTTGGAAGCCCGCATGAAAAAGCTGGGTATCCGCCGCACCGTGGCGGCCGGGTAG
- a CDS encoding DHA2 family efflux MFS transporter permease subunit — protein sequence METGFTKWIIVVTVVLCVLLELIDTSIVNVALTQMMGNLSATQQEVSWVVAAYAIANVIVIPMTGFLAEQFGRRNYFLASVILFTLASIACGQSTNIWELVAFRFIQGVGGGALMATSQSILVDTFPPRQLALGQALFGMGVIIGPTIGPTLGGYIVDSSLGWPWIFYVNVPVGILASIFTFLFIRDPERIRNAIPTPLRRIDWAGIGLLIMGVGSLQYVLEQGETEDWFDSRIIVLFATLAAVGIIGFIWRELTAAKPIVDLRVLTKSRNLAVGAFLSFVLGFGLFASVFVLPIFTQRILGFSAAQTGLLLLPGALASGFMMPVIGKSLQNGVPQKLLLAMGFTIFFGFTFWMSAKISPTAGTSDFFWPLIVRGVGLGLIFLPITTMSLAGLQGKDAGQAAGLTGMIRQLGGSFGVAIVGTYLERGMASTRMGLLPNISLYNPETVQRIQAFTQNFINRGFPAAQARQQAYAALEGVLMKQVSIITYSQIFTTLGFFFLACLPLILLIKRVKAGEKIDLNAAH from the coding sequence ATGGAAACCGGATTTACCAAATGGATCATCGTCGTGACGGTGGTTCTCTGCGTTTTGCTGGAGCTGATTGACACCAGCATCGTGAACGTGGCCCTGACCCAGATGATGGGCAACCTCTCGGCCACGCAGCAGGAAGTGAGCTGGGTGGTGGCGGCCTACGCCATTGCCAACGTGATTGTGATTCCGATGACCGGCTTTTTGGCTGAGCAGTTCGGACGGCGCAACTATTTCCTGGCCTCGGTAATTCTCTTCACGCTGGCCTCGATAGCCTGCGGGCAGAGCACCAACATCTGGGAGCTGGTGGCATTCCGCTTCATCCAGGGCGTGGGCGGCGGGGCCCTCATGGCCACGTCGCAGTCCATCCTGGTCGACACGTTTCCGCCCAGGCAGCTGGCCCTGGGCCAAGCCCTGTTCGGCATGGGCGTCATCATCGGGCCTACCATTGGGCCCACGCTCGGCGGCTACATCGTGGACAGCAGCCTCGGCTGGCCCTGGATTTTCTACGTGAACGTGCCGGTGGGCATCCTGGCCAGCATCTTCACTTTCCTGTTCATCCGCGACCCCGAGCGCATCCGCAACGCCATCCCGACGCCTTTGCGGCGGATTGACTGGGCTGGCATTGGGCTGCTGATAATGGGCGTGGGCTCGCTGCAATACGTGCTGGAGCAGGGCGAAACCGAGGACTGGTTCGACAGCCGGATCATCGTGCTGTTCGCGACGCTGGCCGCCGTGGGCATCATCGGCTTCATCTGGCGCGAACTGACGGCCGCCAAGCCCATCGTGGATTTGCGGGTGCTCACGAAGAGCCGCAACCTGGCGGTGGGCGCATTCTTGTCGTTCGTGCTCGGGTTCGGGCTGTTCGCCTCGGTGTTCGTGCTGCCCATTTTCACGCAGCGCATCCTGGGCTTCTCAGCCGCCCAAACGGGCCTGCTGCTGCTGCCGGGGGCCCTGGCCTCGGGCTTCATGATGCCGGTCATCGGCAAGTCGCTGCAAAACGGGGTGCCCCAGAAGCTGCTGCTGGCCATGGGCTTCACCATCTTCTTCGGCTTCACGTTTTGGATGAGTGCCAAGATTTCGCCCACTGCCGGCACCAGCGACTTCTTCTGGCCCCTGATTGTGCGCGGCGTGGGCCTGGGCCTCATCTTCCTGCCCATCACCACCATGAGCCTGGCTGGCTTGCAGGGCAAAGACGCGGGCCAGGCCGCCGGCCTCACCGGTATGATTCGCCAGCTCGGCGGCTCGTTCGGGGTGGCCATCGTGGGCACGTACCTCGAGCGCGGCATGGCCAGCACCCGGATGGGCCTGCTGCCCAACATCTCACTCTACAACCCCGAGACGGTGCAGCGCATTCAGGCCTTTACCCAGAATTTCATCAACCGCGGCTTCCCCGCCGCGCAAGCCCGCCAGCAGGCCTACGCCGCCCTCGAAGGCGTGCTGATGAAGCAGGTATCCATCATCACCTACTCGCAGATATTCACCACATTGGGCTTCTTCTTCCTTGCCTGCCTGCCGCTTATCCTGCTGATAAAACGCGTCAAAGCCGGTGAAAAAATAGACCTCAACGCCGCCCACTAA